In Cellvibrio polysaccharolyticus, a genomic segment contains:
- a CDS encoding divergent polysaccharide deacetylase family protein → MTRYCLLAALLWSFSSLINAAELAIIIDDVGYNATAGQQLVELNHAVTLAVLPFTPHGKKLANSGARYGKEIMLHAPMSATRPDYADKHMLTGSMSNSQLQALLKRMLAEVPHARGINNHMGSQLTRETGAMHALMHVLADRQLYFIDSRTTDKTVALDTARENGLPAMKRDVFLDNRREKTAITRQVQQAIQLAQRQGYAVAIGHPYPETIAVLKQLDALLADTGVTVVPASQLIAQHAPAATYLPKPLPLALCAAPPLLLWRTDAELNRLWQDQQHRSRLKKLFYPDIVTQFER, encoded by the coding sequence GTGACCCGATATTGTCTGCTGGCCGCGTTACTGTGGAGCTTTTCTTCTCTCATTAACGCGGCGGAACTTGCCATTATTATTGATGACGTTGGCTACAACGCCACTGCGGGTCAGCAGCTGGTCGAGCTGAACCACGCCGTCACCCTCGCGGTACTGCCTTTTACGCCCCACGGAAAAAAACTCGCCAATAGCGGCGCCCGCTACGGCAAGGAAATTATGCTGCACGCGCCCATGAGCGCTACCCGCCCGGACTACGCTGACAAACACATGTTGACCGGCAGTATGAGCAACAGCCAACTGCAAGCCCTGTTAAAACGCATGCTGGCGGAGGTGCCTCATGCGCGCGGCATTAACAATCACATGGGCAGCCAGCTGACGCGGGAAACCGGTGCCATGCACGCGCTGATGCATGTACTGGCTGATCGGCAACTTTATTTTATCGACAGCCGCACCACGGATAAAACCGTCGCGCTGGACACGGCACGGGAAAATGGCCTGCCTGCCATGAAGCGGGATGTTTTTCTGGATAACCGGCGCGAAAAAACCGCCATTACCCGGCAAGTGCAACAAGCCATCCAATTGGCGCAACGCCAGGGTTATGCGGTAGCCATTGGCCATCCCTACCCTGAAACCATCGCGGTGCTCAAACAACTGGATGCGCTGCTCGCGGATACCGGCGTAACCGTGGTACCGGCCTCGCAATTGATTGCACAACACGCCCCGGCGGCAACCTACCTGCCCAAACCTTTGCCGTTGGCGTTGTGTGCTGCGCCACCGCTGCTGTTATGGCGAACCGATGCCGAACTGAACCGACTGTGGCAGGATCAGCAGCACCGCAGCCGCCTGAAAAAACTCTTCTACCCGGATATTGTGACGCAATTCGAACGCTGA
- a CDS encoding DUF6316 family protein encodes MAHRNGEDGVIPPRSGRFLQKDGYWYYSTREGVDIGPFDSASDAQNGAVAFIDYIRSSDPGTSEMLKRYRAA; translated from the coding sequence ATGGCTCACAGAAACGGTGAAGATGGCGTTATCCCTCCGCGTAGCGGGCGTTTTCTGCAAAAAGACGGCTACTGGTATTACAGCACCCGTGAAGGTGTGGATATCGGCCCATTTGATTCAGCCAGCGACGCGCAGAACGGCGCTGTGGCTTTTATCGACTATATTCGCTCGTCCGATCCGGGCACCTCTGAAATGCTAAAGAGGTACAGGGCAGCGTAA
- the hisF gene encoding imidazole glycerol phosphate synthase subunit HisF — protein sequence MALAKRIIPCLDVDNGRVVKGVNFVGIRDAGDPVEIAKRYNDEGADEVTFLDITATHEGRDTTVHTVEKIASEVFIPLTVGGGIRTVDDIRIMLNAGADKVSINSAAVFNPDFVKAASDRFGAQCIVVAIDAKKVSGPGETPRWEIFTHGGRKPTGLDAVEWAVRMAEYGAGEILLTSMDGDGTKKGYDLGVTRAISDAVRVPVIASGGVGNLQHLVDGVKEGRADAVLAASIFHFREYTIPEAKAFMREQGVEVRL from the coding sequence ATGGCGCTCGCAAAACGTATTATTCCCTGCCTGGATGTTGATAATGGCCGTGTGGTAAAAGGCGTGAATTTCGTCGGCATTCGCGATGCCGGTGATCCGGTAGAAATTGCCAAACGCTACAATGATGAAGGCGCTGACGAAGTCACTTTTCTGGATATTACCGCCACCCACGAAGGCCGTGATACCACCGTGCATACGGTTGAGAAAATCGCCAGCGAAGTGTTTATTCCGCTCACCGTGGGCGGCGGTATTCGCACCGTGGACGACATTCGCATTATGCTGAATGCCGGTGCTGACAAAGTCAGTATCAACTCGGCGGCGGTGTTTAATCCGGATTTTGTAAAAGCGGCTTCCGATCGTTTCGGCGCCCAGTGCATTGTGGTTGCCATTGATGCCAAGAAAGTAAGTGGCCCCGGTGAAACCCCGCGCTGGGAAATCTTCACCCACGGCGGCCGCAAGCCAACCGGGCTGGACGCGGTGGAGTGGGCGGTGCGCATGGCTGAGTACGGCGCAGGTGAGATTCTGCTGACCAGTATGGACGGCGACGGCACCAAAAAAGGTTACGATCTGGGCGTCACTCGTGCGATCAGCGATGCGGTGCGAGTGCCTGTTATTGCCTCTGGCGGCGTGGGTAATTTGCAGCATTTGGTGGACGGTGTAAAAGAAGGCCGCGCCGATGCAGTGCTGGCGGCCAGTATTTTCCACTTCCGCGAATACACCATTCCCGAAGCCAAAGCCTTTATGCGCGAGCAGGGTGTTGAAGTTCGGTTGTAA
- the hisA gene encoding 1-(5-phosphoribosyl)-5-[(5-phosphoribosylamino)methylideneamino]imidazole-4-carboxamide isomerase: protein MLIIPAIDLKDGQCVRLRQGLMDDSTVFSDDPVAMAAQWVEQGCRRLHLVDLNGAFEGKPVNGGVVTAIAKAYPKLPIQIGGGIRSAETIEYYLNAGVSYVIIGTKAVKEPQFVTDMCKLFPNRIIVGLDAKDGWVATDGWAEVSNVQASELAKRFEQDGVSSIVYTDIARDGMMQGVNVEATVAMAQASSIPVIASGGITNMDDIVRLKAQEHHGIVGAITGRAIYEGTLNMAEAQGFCDSFK, encoded by the coding sequence ATGCTGATTATCCCCGCAATTGATTTGAAAGATGGCCAGTGCGTGCGCCTGCGTCAGGGTTTGATGGACGACTCCACGGTATTTTCCGATGACCCGGTAGCCATGGCCGCCCAATGGGTTGAGCAAGGCTGCCGCCGTCTGCACCTGGTTGACCTCAATGGCGCTTTCGAAGGCAAGCCGGTTAACGGCGGCGTGGTGACGGCTATCGCCAAAGCCTACCCGAAACTGCCCATTCAAATCGGTGGCGGTATTCGCAGCGCAGAAACTATTGAGTACTACCTGAACGCGGGCGTCAGCTACGTTATTATCGGCACCAAAGCGGTAAAAGAACCGCAATTTGTCACCGATATGTGCAAACTCTTCCCCAATCGCATCATTGTTGGCCTCGATGCCAAAGATGGCTGGGTGGCTACGGATGGTTGGGCGGAAGTATCCAATGTGCAGGCCAGCGAATTGGCCAAGCGCTTCGAGCAGGATGGCGTTTCCAGCATCGTTTACACCGATATCGCCCGCGACGGCATGATGCAGGGTGTGAATGTGGAAGCCACCGTTGCTATGGCGCAAGCCTCCAGCATTCCGGTGATCGCCTCCGGTGGTATTACCAATATGGATGATATTGTTCGACTGAAGGCGCAAGAGCATCACGGCATTGTTGGTGCAATTACCGGTCGCGCTATTTACGAAGGCACTCTCAACATGGCCGAAGCCCAGGGCTTCTGCGACAGCTTCAAATAA
- the hisH gene encoding imidazole glycerol phosphate synthase subunit HisH, with the protein MSTQTVAVIDYGMGNLHSVASALGHVATGESIVITADPAVVAAADRVVFPGVGAIRDCMGEIRRLGFDNLLREQVASGKPVLSICVGMQALMQHSEENDGVDCINLVPGQVKFFGEHLRDEAGEPLKVPHMGWNQVNQAIDHPLWQQIARDSRFYFVHSYYVQAEDRKLVAATTQYGVSIDAALARNNLFAVQFHPEKSHTAGLQLLKNFLQWDGRS; encoded by the coding sequence ATGAGTACACAAACAGTCGCAGTGATTGATTACGGCATGGGCAATTTGCACTCGGTCGCCAGCGCGCTGGGTCATGTTGCCACTGGTGAATCGATTGTTATCACTGCCGATCCTGCCGTGGTTGCGGCTGCTGACCGGGTGGTCTTTCCCGGCGTTGGCGCGATCCGGGATTGCATGGGCGAAATTCGCCGCCTCGGTTTCGATAACCTGTTGCGTGAACAGGTTGCCAGCGGCAAACCGGTATTGAGTATTTGTGTCGGCATGCAGGCGTTGATGCAGCACAGCGAAGAAAACGACGGTGTTGATTGCATCAACCTGGTGCCAGGTCAGGTCAAATTTTTCGGTGAACACCTGCGCGATGAAGCGGGCGAGCCGTTAAAAGTACCGCACATGGGCTGGAATCAGGTTAACCAGGCCATTGACCACCCCTTGTGGCAGCAGATCGCTCGCGATAGCCGGTTTTATTTTGTGCACAGTTACTACGTGCAGGCCGAAGACCGCAAACTGGTGGCAGCAACTACGCAATATGGCGTTTCCATTGATGCTGCGCTGGCTCGCAACAATTTGTTTGCGGTGCAATTCCACCCGGAGAAAAGCCACACCGCCGGTTTGCAGTTATTGAAGAATTTTTTACAGTGGGATGGTCGGTCCTGA
- the hisB gene encoding imidazoleglycerol-phosphate dehydratase HisB, which yields MSNRVAQVERNTLETKIKVSLDLDGKGTGVFNTGVPFLEHMMDQIARHGMIDLDIVCDGDTHIDDHHSVEDIGITLGQAIAKAVGDKKGLRRYGHAYVPLDEALSRVVIDFSGRPGLFLDIPFTQKRIGTFDTELFWEFFQGFVNHAGVTLHIDNLRGHNSHHQAETVFKAFGRALRMALELDPRMEGMMPSTKGSL from the coding sequence ATGTCCAACCGTGTAGCCCAGGTAGAACGCAACACCCTGGAAACCAAAATTAAAGTCAGCCTCGACCTCGATGGTAAAGGAACTGGCGTATTCAACACCGGTGTTCCTTTTCTGGAGCACATGATGGATCAGATCGCCCGTCACGGCATGATTGATCTGGACATCGTTTGTGATGGCGACACCCACATTGATGATCACCATTCGGTAGAAGACATTGGTATCACCCTGGGCCAGGCGATTGCCAAAGCGGTAGGCGACAAAAAAGGCTTGCGTCGCTATGGCCACGCCTACGTGCCGCTCGATGAAGCGCTGTCCCGCGTAGTGATTGATTTCTCCGGCCGTCCGGGTCTGTTTCTGGATATTCCGTTTACCCAAAAGCGCATTGGTACGTTTGATACCGAATTGTTTTGGGAGTTTTTTCAGGGCTTCGTCAACCATGCCGGTGTGACTTTGCACATCGACAACCTGCGTGGTCATAACTCGCACCACCAGGCCGAGACCGTGTTCAAAGCCTTTGGCCGCGCCTTGCGTATGGCGCTGGAACTCGACCCGCGCATGGAAGGCATGATGCCCTCCACCAAAGGTTCGCTCTGA
- a CDS encoding RidA family protein — protein sequence MSNKAVIHTHQAPAAIGTYSQAIKVNSTTYLSGQIPLDPETMTLVDGDFAAQAHQVFKNLRAVCEAANGSLADIVKLNIYLTDLANFPIVNEVMAEYFVQPYPARAAIGINQLPKDSLIEADGVMVV from the coding sequence ATGAGCAATAAAGCGGTTATTCACACCCATCAGGCACCTGCCGCTATCGGCACTTATTCCCAGGCCATCAAGGTTAATAGCACCACGTATTTATCGGGCCAGATTCCGCTGGACCCGGAAACCATGACGCTGGTTGACGGCGACTTTGCTGCCCAGGCGCATCAGGTGTTTAAAAACCTGAGAGCGGTCTGTGAAGCGGCCAATGGCAGCCTGGCGGATATCGTCAAACTCAATATCTATCTGACCGACCTGGCCAATTTCCCCATCGTTAACGAAGTGATGGCGGAATATTTTGTGCAGCCTTACCCGGCGCGCGCGGCTATCGGCATCAACCAGCTGCCGAAAGATTCGCTGATCGAAGCGGATGGCGTGATGGTGGTTTAA
- the spoT gene encoding bifunctional GTP diphosphokinase/guanosine-3',5'-bis pyrophosphate 3'-pyrophosphohydrolase, with translation MQTIEALSHRLSSYLDVSQINLVKRAYFYAEQAHDGQKRRSGEPYITHPLAVADILAQMHMDHQSLMAAMLHDVIEDTGISKKAIASQFGGSVADLVDGVSKLTQFEFESQAAKQAENFQKMALAMANDLRVILVKLADRLHNMRTLGAMPPDKKRRIAKETLEIYAPIAHRLGMNDMRMEFEDRGFYAMYPLRATRLQAALKTARGNRKELVEQIQTSIEKRLSRENLQADVLGREKHLFSIYEKMRLKKKFFKEIMDVYAFRIVVDSVDTCYRVLGVVHNLYKPVAGEFKDYIAIPKANGYQSLHTVLVGMHGVPIEVQIRTKEMDEMANNGIAAHFLYKSNTDDLNASHNRAREWVQGLLEMQRRAGDSLEFIENVKIDLFPDEVYVFTPKGKIVELPHGATAVDFAYAVHTDIGHACVACRVNGRLAPLSQPLQSGQKVTIITAQGAQPNPNWLNFTVSGKARSAIRHYLKNQRHHQSVALGRRMLARALSDIQLDIDHLLPAQLEKLLQTTQLETMDDLLEDIGLGNRIAYAVARLLAPETEAKSRGSSIYSPLTIDSSEGMLITFARCCRPIPGDPIIGHISSGKGLVVHQETCRNIAEIRHNPEKISMVNWAPTVTGEFLVDVRVEVESERGIIATLATRITEQGGSIEHINVQERDAHNSVINLCIGVHNRVHLANIMRRIRNMSFVIRIARSKN, from the coding sequence TTGCAAACCATAGAGGCCTTAAGTCACCGACTTTCGTCCTACCTGGATGTCAGCCAGATCAATCTGGTGAAGCGCGCGTATTTTTATGCCGAACAGGCACACGACGGCCAAAAGCGCCGTAGTGGCGAACCCTACATTACCCATCCGCTCGCCGTAGCAGACATCCTTGCGCAAATGCACATGGACCATCAAAGCCTGATGGCAGCCATGCTGCACGACGTGATTGAAGATACCGGCATCAGTAAAAAGGCCATTGCCAGCCAATTTGGCGGCTCGGTTGCCGATCTGGTCGACGGTGTCAGCAAGCTCACCCAGTTCGAGTTTGAATCCCAGGCGGCCAAGCAGGCCGAAAACTTCCAGAAAATGGCGCTGGCCATGGCCAATGACTTGCGGGTTATTCTGGTCAAACTCGCTGACCGCTTGCACAACATGCGTACTCTCGGCGCCATGCCGCCCGATAAAAAACGCCGCATCGCCAAGGAAACCCTCGAGATTTATGCGCCCATCGCCCATCGTCTGGGCATGAACGATATGCGCATGGAGTTCGAAGATCGCGGCTTTTACGCGATGTACCCGCTGCGTGCCACCCGTTTGCAAGCTGCGCTGAAAACCGCGCGCGGTAATCGCAAAGAACTGGTAGAGCAAATCCAGACGTCTATCGAGAAGCGGCTTTCCCGGGAAAACCTGCAGGCCGACGTGCTTGGCCGCGAAAAGCATCTCTTCAGCATCTATGAAAAAATGCGCCTGAAGAAGAAATTCTTCAAGGAGATTATGGATGTCTATGCCTTCCGCATCGTGGTCGACAGTGTTGATACCTGTTACCGGGTGCTGGGTGTGGTGCACAACCTGTACAAGCCGGTTGCCGGCGAGTTCAAGGATTACATCGCTATTCCCAAAGCCAACGGCTATCAGTCGCTGCATACCGTATTGGTAGGCATGCACGGGGTACCGATTGAAGTGCAAATTCGCACTAAAGAAATGGACGAGATGGCCAACAACGGCATCGCTGCGCATTTCCTGTATAAATCCAATACCGATGACCTGAATGCCAGCCACAACCGTGCCCGTGAATGGGTGCAAGGGTTGCTGGAAATGCAGCGTCGCGCTGGTGACTCTCTGGAATTTATCGAAAACGTTAAAATCGATCTCTTCCCCGATGAGGTGTATGTTTTTACGCCGAAAGGCAAAATTGTCGAGTTGCCGCACGGCGCAACGGCGGTGGATTTTGCCTACGCGGTGCATACGGATATTGGCCATGCCTGTGTTGCCTGCCGGGTCAATGGCCGTTTGGCGCCCTTGTCGCAGCCGCTGCAAAGCGGTCAAAAGGTGACCATTATCACAGCCCAGGGCGCGCAGCCCAATCCCAATTGGCTGAATTTCACCGTGTCCGGCAAGGCGCGCAGTGCGATTCGCCACTACCTGAAAAATCAGCGTCATCACCAGTCGGTTGCGCTGGGTCGTCGTATGCTGGCGCGCGCGTTAAGCGATATTCAACTGGACATCGACCACCTGTTGCCCGCGCAGCTGGAAAAGTTATTGCAAACCACCCAGCTCGAAACCATGGATGATTTGCTGGAAGACATTGGCCTGGGCAACCGCATTGCCTACGCCGTTGCCCGTTTGCTGGCACCGGAAACCGAAGCCAAAAGTCGTGGCAGCAGTATTTATTCGCCGCTGACCATCGACTCCTCCGAAGGCATGTTGATTACCTTCGCCCGCTGCTGCCGCCCGATTCCTGGCGACCCGATTATCGGCCATATCAGCTCCGGTAAAGGCTTGGTCGTTCACCAGGAAACCTGCCGTAACATCGCCGAAATTCGCCACAATCCCGAGAAAATCAGCATGGTAAACTGGGCGCCTACGGTGACCGGTGAATTCCTTGTGGATGTGCGTGTTGAAGTAGAATCCGAACGTGGCATTATTGCGACCCTGGCCACCCGGATTACCGAGCAAGGTGGCAGTATTGAACATATCAACGTGCAGGAGCGCGACGCGCACAACAGCGTGATCAACCTCTGTATTGGCGTACATAATCGCGTGCATCTGGCCAATATCATGCGCCGCATTCGCAATATGAGCTTTGTTATTCGTATTGCCCGCAGCAAGAACTGA
- the rpoZ gene encoding DNA-directed RNA polymerase subunit omega gives MARITVEDCLAHVDNRFELVMVSSKRARQLAIGGKEPHVPEENDKPTVIALREIEEGFIDASILLEKDTLPQPKPERTYDNEI, from the coding sequence ATGGCACGTATTACTGTTGAAGATTGTTTGGCACATGTAGATAACCGTTTTGAGCTGGTGATGGTAAGCAGCAAACGTGCGCGCCAGTTGGCTATCGGTGGTAAGGAACCGCATGTTCCTGAAGAGAACGACAAGCCGACCGTTATTGCGTTACGGGAAATTGAAGAAGGCTTTATTGATGCCAGCATCCTGCTGGAAAAAGATACCTTGCCGCAGCCCAAGCCCGAGCGCACTTACGATAACGAAATCTGA
- the gmk gene encoding guanylate kinase, which translates to MNSHGTLYTVSAPSGAGKTSLVAALVKSNPEVCVSISHTTRAMRPGEEDGVNYHFVNHATFETMLESGDFLEHARVFSNLYGTSQQWVVERLSQGIDVILEIDWQGAEQVRKLMPETVSLFILPPSLAALRQRLTGRGQDDEAVIEARMQEAISEISHYIEADYLIINDDFTIALAQLQSLITSQHLRLSRQAVKHQALLSELLG; encoded by the coding sequence ATGAACAGTCATGGCACTCTCTACACCGTTTCTGCTCCGTCCGGCGCCGGAAAAACCAGTCTGGTTGCCGCGCTGGTAAAGTCCAATCCTGAAGTGTGTGTATCCATCTCCCACACCACACGTGCCATGCGCCCTGGCGAAGAAGATGGTGTGAACTACCATTTTGTTAATCACGCGACTTTCGAAACCATGCTCGAAAGCGGTGATTTCCTCGAACATGCGCGGGTTTTCAGTAATTTATACGGCACTTCGCAGCAATGGGTGGTAGAGCGCCTGTCGCAGGGTATTGACGTTATTCTGGAAATTGACTGGCAAGGTGCTGAGCAAGTACGCAAGTTAATGCCGGAAACTGTCAGCCTGTTTATCTTGCCTCCGTCGCTGGCAGCCTTGCGTCAGCGTTTGACCGGTCGCGGTCAGGATGATGAAGCAGTGATTGAAGCGCGTATGCAGGAAGCCATCAGCGAAATTTCCCACTACATAGAAGCGGATTACCTGATTATCAACGACGATTTCACCATAGCCCTGGCGCAATTGCAGTCACTGATTACCAGCCAGCATTTGCGTCTATCGCGTCAGGCGGTAAAACATCAGGCGTTATTGAGTGAATTATTAGGCTAA
- a CDS encoding cysteine hydrolase family protein, whose product MSSMGFVNAIPYAWPLSGQWSRQDTALIVIDMQSDFLHPEGYFASMGYSVAAGRAAIEPTATLLEYMRAIGVTVIYTREGHRPDLSDLNPTKRLRGELKGTPIGAQGPLGKFLVRGEKGWDIVPELEPQPGDILLDKPGNSAFHATDLDQILRSKGIRQLILTGVTTDVCVHSTMREANDKGYDCVLLSDCCAAGEAHLHQATVDITLNEGGIFGAVAESADVLKVLAKACEAA is encoded by the coding sequence ATGTCCTCCATGGGATTTGTTAACGCAATACCTTACGCCTGGCCGCTGTCCGGTCAGTGGTCCAGGCAGGACACCGCGCTGATCGTGATCGACATGCAGTCAGATTTTCTCCACCCGGAAGGTTACTTTGCCTCCATGGGTTATTCGGTGGCGGCGGGGCGCGCTGCCATCGAACCCACAGCGACCTTGCTGGAATACATGCGTGCAATCGGTGTCACCGTGATTTACACCCGCGAAGGGCATCGCCCGGATCTCAGCGATCTCAACCCGACCAAACGATTGCGTGGAGAGTTAAAGGGGACGCCGATTGGCGCCCAAGGGCCCTTGGGGAAGTTTCTGGTTCGCGGTGAAAAGGGCTGGGACATAGTGCCGGAGCTGGAGCCGCAACCCGGTGACATTCTGCTCGATAAACCTGGCAACAGCGCCTTTCATGCCACCGATCTGGATCAGATTCTGCGCAGCAAAGGCATCCGCCAGTTGATTCTTACCGGCGTTACGACCGATGTCTGCGTCCATTCCACCATGCGCGAAGCCAACGACAAGGGCTACGATTGTGTGCTTCTGTCAGATTGCTGCGCAGCGGGAGAAGCACATTTGCATCAGGCGACGGTGGATATCACCCTCAATGAAGGCGGTATTTTTGGTGCGGTTGCGGAATCGGCAGATGTTTTGAAGGTGCTGGCAAAGGCTTGTGAAGCGGCTTGA
- a CDS encoding putative urea ABC transporter substrate-binding protein has translation MKRQWFAGLILAATSCFSLSAFAAEKLPQVRIAWSVYVGSMPLGYAEETGILKRWGEQYGIDLQAVQINDYVEGINQFTAGQFDGTIAMLLDALTIPAASGVDTSVALLLNNSLGNDGLILKGGKDLTSLKGKSVNLVQFSGSHYLLGRALAKAGLTERDLTVVNTSDADMIAMFPNGKVNAVVTWQPQLGAILSSYPDAHLAFSSADIPGEINDGLLLRTELLQQHPDLGKALAGAWFEVMDILATPGAKRDEAIAQMAAASGTDAAGFEAQLKTTHFYARGEGASFVASQEFQDKLTLIQQFSFDNDLLGEGIRNPGDIGIEYPGKVVGNVQRVNLRFPATYMEK, from the coding sequence ATGAAACGTCAATGGTTTGCAGGATTGATACTGGCAGCAACCAGCTGCTTTTCTCTCAGCGCATTTGCTGCCGAAAAATTGCCGCAGGTGCGCATTGCCTGGTCGGTGTATGTCGGTTCCATGCCGCTGGGTTACGCAGAAGAGACGGGCATTCTCAAGCGCTGGGGCGAGCAATACGGTATTGATTTGCAGGCGGTGCAGATCAACGACTACGTTGAAGGCATCAATCAATTCACTGCCGGTCAGTTTGACGGCACCATCGCTATGTTGCTGGATGCACTGACCATCCCGGCGGCATCTGGCGTGGACACCAGCGTGGCGCTATTGCTGAACAATTCGCTGGGCAATGATGGTTTGATCCTCAAAGGCGGCAAGGATTTAACCAGCCTCAAAGGCAAATCGGTCAACCTGGTACAGTTCTCCGGTTCCCACTATCTGCTGGGTCGGGCGCTGGCCAAAGCCGGTTTGACCGAGCGCGATTTAACCGTGGTCAACACCTCTGATGCCGACATGATCGCCATGTTTCCCAATGGCAAAGTGAATGCCGTAGTGACCTGGCAACCGCAACTGGGAGCGATTCTTTCCAGCTATCCGGACGCACATTTGGCCTTCAGTTCGGCGGACATACCCGGTGAGATCAACGATGGTTTGCTGCTGCGCACCGAATTGCTGCAACAACATCCGGACCTCGGCAAAGCGCTGGCCGGTGCCTGGTTTGAAGTGATGGATATTCTCGCTACACCCGGCGCAAAACGCGATGAAGCCATCGCGCAGATGGCCGCTGCATCCGGCACCGATGCTGCCGGTTTTGAAGCGCAGCTGAAAACCACCCATTTTTATGCGCGAGGCGAGGGCGCGTCCTTTGTTGCCAGTCAGGAATTTCAGGACAAGCTGACATTGATCCAGCAATTCAGCTTTGACAATGATCTGCTCGGCGAAGGCATTCGCAACCCCGGTGATATCGGCATCGAATATCCCGGTAAAGTGGTCGGCAATGTGCAACGGGTTAACCTGCGCTTCCCCGCCACCTACATGGAGAAGTGA
- a CDS encoding LysR family transcriptional regulator: protein MQLGDIDLRLLRVFLAVADANGISNAQALLGRDASTISKHIGQLESRLGFRLCERGRSGFALTEEGATIYRRATELFNATRRFEQDALAMQRQLSGPIRIAMIDNLITDATCPLMPTLQRFSRREQNDVEFFIDITAPAKIEQAVLDNQADIGIGIFMHGLQELEYLPLYEERDYLYVASGHRLAGLVGEQLQQALIQERKVAREFLEQADLLLMGEQSEVPHAWVSNIEAAAMLILAGSHVGFLPGHFANRWVERGELVALDPQQFQRVSSIQAITRKNKRRPRPVLQAFLDDLQQTCVTCN, encoded by the coding sequence ATGCAACTCGGTGATATCGATTTACGGCTGCTGCGGGTTTTTCTGGCGGTGGCCGATGCCAATGGCATCAGTAATGCCCAGGCACTGCTCGGGCGTGATGCCTCCACCATCAGCAAACATATTGGCCAACTGGAAAGCCGCCTCGGCTTTCGTTTGTGCGAGCGTGGCCGTTCGGGTTTTGCGTTAACGGAAGAGGGCGCCACGATTTACCGCCGCGCTACCGAATTGTTCAATGCCACCCGCCGTTTTGAGCAGGATGCGCTGGCGATGCAACGCCAGCTCAGCGGCCCCATTCGCATCGCCATGATCGACAACCTGATTACCGATGCTACCTGCCCGTTAATGCCCACCTTGCAACGCTTCTCCCGCCGCGAACAAAACGATGTGGAATTTTTTATCGACATCACCGCCCCGGCAAAAATCGAGCAGGCGGTGCTGGATAATCAGGCGGATATCGGCATCGGCATCTTTATGCATGGTTTGCAGGAACTGGAATATCTGCCGCTCTATGAAGAGCGCGACTATCTCTACGTGGCCAGCGGTCATCGACTCGCCGGTTTGGTTGGTGAGCAACTGCAACAGGCACTGATTCAAGAACGCAAAGTGGCTCGGGAATTTCTTGAACAGGCGGATCTGTTATTGATGGGCGAGCAAAGTGAGGTGCCGCATGCCTGGGTCAGTAATATCGAAGCCGCTGCCATGCTGATTCTGGCCGGCAGTCATGTCGGCTTTTTGCCCGGCCATTTCGCCAACCGCTGGGTAGAGCGGGGTGAGCTGGTGGCACTTGATCCGCAGCAATTTCAGCGAGTGTCATCCATTCAGGCCATTACCCGTAAAAACAAACGCCGACCGCGGCCGGTGCTGCAAGCTTTTCTGGACGATCTGCAACAAACCTGCGTTACCTGCAATTAA